Proteins from a genomic interval of Dama dama isolate Ldn47 chromosome 1, ASM3311817v1, whole genome shotgun sequence:
- the LOC133054234 gene encoding olfactory receptor 52A1-like: protein MGSTNMSYLNPKTVILIGIPGLEHVQFWIGFPFFSLCLVALLGNVILIIIIARERSLHQPMYIFLAVLAATDLGLCVAIAPKMLAIFWFGSYSMAFDACLTQLFFIHTLQGMESGILLAMAFDRYIAICDPLRHASILTPLFLAKMVLMVAIRTMVLVGILPILLKRLQIFQSVVIAHSYCEHMAVVKLAAEDVHINKSYGLFVAFAILGFDLIFVFISYIFIFRAVSHLPQKEARLKAFNTCTSHIVIFLEFYILAFFSFFSHRFGHVSPYMHIFLSTIYLLVPPALNPIVYGVKTTEIRNRVAEICILKHDSQ, encoded by the coding sequence ATGGGATCTACTAACATGTCATATCTGAACCCGAAGACAGTGATCCTGATTGGGATCCCTGGACTAGAGCATGTGCAGTTTTGGATTGGATTTCCCTTCTTTAGTTTGTGCCTGGTGGCTCTGCTGGGGAACGTCATTTTAATAATCATTATTGCAAGAGAACGCAGTCTTCACCAACCCATGTACATCTTCTTGGCAGTGTTGGCAGCCACTGACCTAGGACTCTGTGTAGCCATTGCTCCCAAGATGTTGGCTATCTTCTGGTTTGGCTCCTATTCCATGGCTTTTGATGCTTGCCTCACCCAACTCTTCTTCATCCACACTTTGCAGGGCATGGAATCTGGCATACTGTTAGCCATGGCCTTTGACCGCTATATTGCCATCTGTGATCCTTTGAGGCATGCATCCATCCTCACACCTCTCTTTCTAGCCAAGATGGTACTGATGGTAGCAATTCGGACAATGGTTCTTGTTGGGATTTTACCCATTCTACTAAAACGACTGCAAATTTTCCAATCAGTGGTTATTGCCCATTCCTACTGTGAGCACATGGCTGTGGTCAAGTTGGCTGCAGAAGATGTCCACATTAACAAATCATATGGGCTTTTTGTGGCCTTTGCGATTCTGGGTTTTGACCtgatttttgtcttcatttcctacatttttatttttcgaGCTGTTTCTCACCTTCCTCAGAAGGAGGCACGACTCAAAGCATTCAATACCTGCACTTCCCACATTGTCATCTTCCTAGAGTTTTATatccttgcttttttttccttcttcagccACCGTTTTGGACATGTATCACCCTATATGCATATATTCTTATCTACCATCTATCTGCTTGTTCCCCCTGCCCTTAACCCCATTGTCTATGGTGTGAAGACCACGGAGATCCGCAACCGAGTTGCTGAGATTTGTATTCTGAAGCATGACTCCCAGTAG